One window of Penaeus chinensis breed Huanghai No. 1 chromosome 1, ASM1920278v2, whole genome shotgun sequence genomic DNA carries:
- the LOC125028247 gene encoding uncharacterized protein LOC125028247 isoform X3: MWPSPSRVTNITYVNYYCALCNDDAYDIQNWTINIACNPDERPENSTIAEFMGNATYYPGLRQWVRLVYKTDEAGRSRRERQICYTQIAEFLDTQRFGGRPCIYPKSECLTKFVGRNKCQEQVRHCDPDWPDRTDFEKCERYSLMMAFTDTRKRVTYYKNPHCARCNFVNASVGELQCLPPTRWSQCVNGFRQSPPPRLPPSFSVLMDFRGGRCDEATELWDPVLEICHKIHCGHLFRLVAGRCERDFKVYEPLSNSTLLNSSCPKRLLNLTEYVPRGDGSIFVNASKKVYAKGEFEVTNDTQVFICHDESHYVDAFSAVHQYLTLVVLSVSLVALALHMAIYMLVPRHRNLPGKNLFSLSCCLFVAHVLFLTGTRETDVYGLCVFLSCSLHYFWLASFCWMNVMSVDVCRTFSSQLYRGDSDGGRTYLLYSLYAWTVPALVVSLALLLDWVDLLPDYRPEYATRLCWINNRHGLALFFLLPVGAIVQENLVLFLISTYGIYKQMKAARYANVRSQSTREGHGEKAPRRKSDALRDGVSRKTAQQTRRARKERGRLILYMKLGVIQGLTWLTGFIAAFADIPACWYPFTVLNGLQGAFIFIGFDMKRKVAEAVWEALTGRPWIKKTSSKDTRTTTVGQSSNSHNRSSKSYSSAATRTWKSSSLSTDSPQRGQRSERATGTGRGGAERLGNGDLRGGVVRGKFDDEGVSLSPVTSGPVTEERPTAEAGEKKHHENQPKVTLQPSHNNTSESPL, encoded by the exons ATGTGGCCGTCACCTTCCAGAGTTACCAACATCACGTATGTTAATTACTACTGCGCCCTTTGCAATGATGACGCCTACGATATACAGAACTGGACTATCAACATCGCTTGTAATCCAGATGAG AGGCCCGAGAATTCCACCATAGCAGAGTTCATGGGCAACGCTACCTACTACCCAGGTCTTCGTCAGTGGGTTCGCCTTGTGTACAAGACAGATGAGGCTGGCAGATCGAGGCGCGAGAGACAAATCTGTTACACCCAG ATTGCCGAGTTCCTCGATACCCAACGATTCGGCGGCAGACCGTGCATCTACCCAAAGAGCGAGTGCCTGACAAAATTCGTCGGTCGAAACAAGTGCCAGGAGCAA GTACGCCATTGTGATCCTGACTGGCCCGACCGCACAGACTTCGAGAAATGCGAGCGATACTCCCTAATGATGGCGTTCACTGACACAAGAAAACGGGTGACATATTACAAGAACCCTCACTGTGCTCGGTGCAACTTCGTCAACGCCTCAGTGGGCGAGCTGCAGTGTCTCCCGCCCACTAGGTGGTCGCAGTGCGTGAATGGCTTCAGGCAGAGTCCCCCTCCGCGTCTCCCGCCCAGTTTCAGTGTCCTCATGGACTTCCGGGGCGGCCGCTGCGATGAGGCCACGGAGCTGTGGGATCCGGTCCTCGAGATCTGCCACAAGATCCACTGCGGCCATCTGTTCAGGCTGGTGGCCGGACGATGCGAGAGAGACTTCAAGGTCTACGAGCCGCTCTCGAACTCGACCCTCTTGAACAGTTCGTGCCCCAAGAGGCTCCTCAACCTGACGGAGTATGTGCCCCGAGGCGACGGCTCCATCTTCGTCAATGCCTCCAAGAAGGTTTACGCCAAGGGGGAGTTCGAGGTCACGAATGACACGCAGGTCTTCATCTGCCACGACGAGAGCCACTATGTCGACGCCTTCAGCGCCGTCCACCAGTACCTGACGCTGGTCGTGCTGAGCGTCTCCCTCGTGGCTCTGGCGCTGCACATGGCCATCTACATGCTCGTCCCGCGACACAGGAACCTGCCGGGGAAGAATCTGTTCTCCCTCTCGTGCTGCCTCTTCGTCGCCCACGTCCTGTTCTTGACGGGGACGAGAGAGACGGACGTGTACGGCCTGTGCGTGTTCCTGTCGTGCAGCCTCCACTACTTCTGGCTCGCCTCCTTCTGCTGGATGAACGTGATGAGCGTGGACGTGTGTCGCACCTTCAGTAGCCAGCTGTACCGCGGCGACTCCGACGGCGGCAGGACCTACCTTCTCTACTCGCTTTACGCCTGGACGGTCCCCGCGCTCGTGGTGTCGCTGGCGCTCCTGCTGGACTGGGTCGACCTCCTGCCGGACTACCGGCCGGAGTACGCGACGCGGCTCTGCTGGATCAACAACCGCCACGGCCTggcgctcttcttcctcctgccggTGGGCGCCATCGTCCAGGAGAACCTCGTGCTCTTCCTCATCTCCACTTATGGCATTTACAAGCAGATGAAGGCAGCGCGCTATGCCAACGTGAGGTCACAGAGCACCAGGGAAGGACACGGCGAGAAGGCGCCTAGGAGGAAGTCGGATGCACTGAGAGACGGCGTTTCGAGGAAGACAGCCCAG CAAACCCGACGCgccaggaaggagagagggcgactGATACTCTACATGAAGTTAGGTGTCATCCAGGGCCTCACGTGGCTCACCGGATTCATAGCGGCCTTCGCGGATATCCCCGCGTGCTGGTATCCCTTCACGGTTCTCAACGGACTACAGGGAGCCTTCATCTTCATCGGTTTCGACATGAAGCGAAAG GTGGCGGAGGCGGTGTGGGAAGCGCTGACGGGGCGGCCATGGATCAAGAAGACCTCTTCCAAGGACACCCGCACGACCACCGTTGGCCAAAGCAGCAACAGTCACAACAGGTCGTCCAAATCGTACAG CTCGGCAGCAACCAGGACCTGGAAGTCGTCATCCCTCTCCACCGACTCCCCGcagcgaggtcaaaggtcagaacGCGCGACAGGGACAGGTCGTGGCGGCGCGGAGAGGCTGGGCAACGGTGACCTCCGTGGCGGGGTCGTGCGGGGCAAATTCGACGATGAGGGTGTCAGT CTCTCCCCAGTGACCTCTGGACCTGTAACCGAGGAACGACCAACAGCCGAAGCTGGAGAGAAGAAACATCACGAAAATCAACCCAAGGTCACCCTTCAACCAAGTCATAATAACACAAGCGAGAGTCCACTGTGA
- the LOC125028247 gene encoding uncharacterized protein LOC125028247 isoform X1, with protein MWPSPSRVTNITYVNYYCALCNDDAYDIQNWTINIACNPDERPENSTIAEFMGNATYYPGLRQWVRLVYKTDEAGRSRRERQICYTQIAEFLDTQRFGGRPCIYPKSECLTKFVGRNKCQEQVRHCDPDWPDRTDFEKCERYSLMMAFTDTRKRVTYYKNPHCARCNFVNASVGELQCLPPTRWSQCVNGFRQSPPPRLPPSFSVLMDFRGGRCDEATELWDPVLEICHKIHCGHLFRLVAGRCERDFKVYEPLSNSTLLNSSCPKRLLNLTEYVPRGDGSIFVNASKKVYAKGEFEVTNDTQVFICHDESHYVDAFSAVHQYLTLVVLSVSLVALALHMAIYMLVPRHRNLPGKNLFSLSCCLFVAHVLFLTGTRETDVYGLCVFLSCSLHYFWLASFCWMNVMSVDVCRTFSSQLYRGDSDGGRTYLLYSLYAWTVPALVVSLALLLDWVDLLPDYRPEYATRLCWINNRHGLALFFLLPVGAIVQENLVLFLISTYGIYKQMKAARYANVRSQSTREGHGEKAPRRKSDALRDGVSRKTAQQTRRARKERGRLILYMKLGVIQGLTWLTGFIAAFADIPACWYPFTVLNGLQGAFIFIGFDMKRKVAEAVWEALTGRPWIKKTSSKDTRTTTVGQSSNSHNRSSKSYSDSDGEALIKNTSEDPLVHENATWDSTVSLTTLSKVTLKDSSAATRTWKSSSLSTDSPQRGQRSERATGTGRGGAERLGNGDLRGGVVRGKFDDEGVSLSPVTSGPVTEERPTAEAGEKKHHENQPKVTLQPSHNNTSESPL; from the exons ATGTGGCCGTCACCTTCCAGAGTTACCAACATCACGTATGTTAATTACTACTGCGCCCTTTGCAATGATGACGCCTACGATATACAGAACTGGACTATCAACATCGCTTGTAATCCAGATGAG AGGCCCGAGAATTCCACCATAGCAGAGTTCATGGGCAACGCTACCTACTACCCAGGTCTTCGTCAGTGGGTTCGCCTTGTGTACAAGACAGATGAGGCTGGCAGATCGAGGCGCGAGAGACAAATCTGTTACACCCAG ATTGCCGAGTTCCTCGATACCCAACGATTCGGCGGCAGACCGTGCATCTACCCAAAGAGCGAGTGCCTGACAAAATTCGTCGGTCGAAACAAGTGCCAGGAGCAA GTACGCCATTGTGATCCTGACTGGCCCGACCGCACAGACTTCGAGAAATGCGAGCGATACTCCCTAATGATGGCGTTCACTGACACAAGAAAACGGGTGACATATTACAAGAACCCTCACTGTGCTCGGTGCAACTTCGTCAACGCCTCAGTGGGCGAGCTGCAGTGTCTCCCGCCCACTAGGTGGTCGCAGTGCGTGAATGGCTTCAGGCAGAGTCCCCCTCCGCGTCTCCCGCCCAGTTTCAGTGTCCTCATGGACTTCCGGGGCGGCCGCTGCGATGAGGCCACGGAGCTGTGGGATCCGGTCCTCGAGATCTGCCACAAGATCCACTGCGGCCATCTGTTCAGGCTGGTGGCCGGACGATGCGAGAGAGACTTCAAGGTCTACGAGCCGCTCTCGAACTCGACCCTCTTGAACAGTTCGTGCCCCAAGAGGCTCCTCAACCTGACGGAGTATGTGCCCCGAGGCGACGGCTCCATCTTCGTCAATGCCTCCAAGAAGGTTTACGCCAAGGGGGAGTTCGAGGTCACGAATGACACGCAGGTCTTCATCTGCCACGACGAGAGCCACTATGTCGACGCCTTCAGCGCCGTCCACCAGTACCTGACGCTGGTCGTGCTGAGCGTCTCCCTCGTGGCTCTGGCGCTGCACATGGCCATCTACATGCTCGTCCCGCGACACAGGAACCTGCCGGGGAAGAATCTGTTCTCCCTCTCGTGCTGCCTCTTCGTCGCCCACGTCCTGTTCTTGACGGGGACGAGAGAGACGGACGTGTACGGCCTGTGCGTGTTCCTGTCGTGCAGCCTCCACTACTTCTGGCTCGCCTCCTTCTGCTGGATGAACGTGATGAGCGTGGACGTGTGTCGCACCTTCAGTAGCCAGCTGTACCGCGGCGACTCCGACGGCGGCAGGACCTACCTTCTCTACTCGCTTTACGCCTGGACGGTCCCCGCGCTCGTGGTGTCGCTGGCGCTCCTGCTGGACTGGGTCGACCTCCTGCCGGACTACCGGCCGGAGTACGCGACGCGGCTCTGCTGGATCAACAACCGCCACGGCCTggcgctcttcttcctcctgccggTGGGCGCCATCGTCCAGGAGAACCTCGTGCTCTTCCTCATCTCCACTTATGGCATTTACAAGCAGATGAAGGCAGCGCGCTATGCCAACGTGAGGTCACAGAGCACCAGGGAAGGACACGGCGAGAAGGCGCCTAGGAGGAAGTCGGATGCACTGAGAGACGGCGTTTCGAGGAAGACAGCCCAG CAAACCCGACGCgccaggaaggagagagggcgactGATACTCTACATGAAGTTAGGTGTCATCCAGGGCCTCACGTGGCTCACCGGATTCATAGCGGCCTTCGCGGATATCCCCGCGTGCTGGTATCCCTTCACGGTTCTCAACGGACTACAGGGAGCCTTCATCTTCATCGGTTTCGACATGAAGCGAAAG GTGGCGGAGGCGGTGTGGGAAGCGCTGACGGGGCGGCCATGGATCAAGAAGACCTCTTCCAAGGACACCCGCACGACCACCGTTGGCCAAAGCAGCAACAGTCACAACAGGTCGTCCAAATCGTACAG TGACTCTGACGGTGAAGCTCTGATCAAAAATACGAGCGAAGATCCATTGGTTCATGAAAATGCGACCTGGGACAGCACCGTAAGCTTGACCACGCTCTCAAAGGTCACATTAAAAGACAG CTCGGCAGCAACCAGGACCTGGAAGTCGTCATCCCTCTCCACCGACTCCCCGcagcgaggtcaaaggtcagaacGCGCGACAGGGACAGGTCGTGGCGGCGCGGAGAGGCTGGGCAACGGTGACCTCCGTGGCGGGGTCGTGCGGGGCAAATTCGACGATGAGGGTGTCAGT CTCTCCCCAGTGACCTCTGGACCTGTAACCGAGGAACGACCAACAGCCGAAGCTGGAGAGAAGAAACATCACGAAAATCAACCCAAGGTCACCCTTCAACCAAGTCATAATAACACAAGCGAGAGTCCACTGTGA
- the LOC125028247 gene encoding uncharacterized protein LOC125028247 isoform X2, with protein sequence MWPSPSRVTNITYVNYYCALCNDDAYDIQNWTINIACNPDERPENSTIAEFMGNATYYPGLRQWVRLVYKTDEAGRSRRERQICYTQIAEFLDTQRFGGRPCIYPKSECLTKFVGRNKCQEQVRHCDPDWPDRTDFEKCERYSLMMAFTDTRKRVTYYKNPHCARCNFVNASVGELQCLPPTRWSQCVNGFRQSPPPRLPPSFSVLMDFRGGRCDEATELWDPVLEICHKIHCGHLFRLVAGRCERDFKVYEPLSNSTLLNSSCPKRLLNLTEYVPRGDGSIFVNASKKVYAKGEFEVTNDTQVFICHDESHYVDAFSAVHQYLTLVVLSVSLVALALHMAIYMLVPRHRNLPGKNLFSLSCCLFVAHVLFLTGTRETDVYGLCVFLSCSLHYFWLASFCWMNVMSVDVCRTFSSQLYRGDSDGGRTYLLYSLYAWTVPALVVSLALLLDWVDLLPDYRPEYATRLCWINNRHGLALFFLLPVGAIVQENLVLFLISTYGIYKQMKAARYANVRSQSTREGHGEKAPRRKSDALRDGVSRKTAQQTRRARKERGRLILYMKLGVIQGLTWLTGFIAAFADIPACWYPFTVLNGLQGAFIFIGFDMKRKVAEAVWEALTGRPWIKKTSSKDTRTTTVGQSSNSHNRSSKSYSDSDGEALIKNTSEDPLVHENATWDSTVSLTTLSKVTLKDSSAATRTWKSSSLSTDSPQRGQRSERATGTGRGGAERLGNGDLRGGVVRGKFDDEGVSVSDVARCQ encoded by the exons ATGTGGCCGTCACCTTCCAGAGTTACCAACATCACGTATGTTAATTACTACTGCGCCCTTTGCAATGATGACGCCTACGATATACAGAACTGGACTATCAACATCGCTTGTAATCCAGATGAG AGGCCCGAGAATTCCACCATAGCAGAGTTCATGGGCAACGCTACCTACTACCCAGGTCTTCGTCAGTGGGTTCGCCTTGTGTACAAGACAGATGAGGCTGGCAGATCGAGGCGCGAGAGACAAATCTGTTACACCCAG ATTGCCGAGTTCCTCGATACCCAACGATTCGGCGGCAGACCGTGCATCTACCCAAAGAGCGAGTGCCTGACAAAATTCGTCGGTCGAAACAAGTGCCAGGAGCAA GTACGCCATTGTGATCCTGACTGGCCCGACCGCACAGACTTCGAGAAATGCGAGCGATACTCCCTAATGATGGCGTTCACTGACACAAGAAAACGGGTGACATATTACAAGAACCCTCACTGTGCTCGGTGCAACTTCGTCAACGCCTCAGTGGGCGAGCTGCAGTGTCTCCCGCCCACTAGGTGGTCGCAGTGCGTGAATGGCTTCAGGCAGAGTCCCCCTCCGCGTCTCCCGCCCAGTTTCAGTGTCCTCATGGACTTCCGGGGCGGCCGCTGCGATGAGGCCACGGAGCTGTGGGATCCGGTCCTCGAGATCTGCCACAAGATCCACTGCGGCCATCTGTTCAGGCTGGTGGCCGGACGATGCGAGAGAGACTTCAAGGTCTACGAGCCGCTCTCGAACTCGACCCTCTTGAACAGTTCGTGCCCCAAGAGGCTCCTCAACCTGACGGAGTATGTGCCCCGAGGCGACGGCTCCATCTTCGTCAATGCCTCCAAGAAGGTTTACGCCAAGGGGGAGTTCGAGGTCACGAATGACACGCAGGTCTTCATCTGCCACGACGAGAGCCACTATGTCGACGCCTTCAGCGCCGTCCACCAGTACCTGACGCTGGTCGTGCTGAGCGTCTCCCTCGTGGCTCTGGCGCTGCACATGGCCATCTACATGCTCGTCCCGCGACACAGGAACCTGCCGGGGAAGAATCTGTTCTCCCTCTCGTGCTGCCTCTTCGTCGCCCACGTCCTGTTCTTGACGGGGACGAGAGAGACGGACGTGTACGGCCTGTGCGTGTTCCTGTCGTGCAGCCTCCACTACTTCTGGCTCGCCTCCTTCTGCTGGATGAACGTGATGAGCGTGGACGTGTGTCGCACCTTCAGTAGCCAGCTGTACCGCGGCGACTCCGACGGCGGCAGGACCTACCTTCTCTACTCGCTTTACGCCTGGACGGTCCCCGCGCTCGTGGTGTCGCTGGCGCTCCTGCTGGACTGGGTCGACCTCCTGCCGGACTACCGGCCGGAGTACGCGACGCGGCTCTGCTGGATCAACAACCGCCACGGCCTggcgctcttcttcctcctgccggTGGGCGCCATCGTCCAGGAGAACCTCGTGCTCTTCCTCATCTCCACTTATGGCATTTACAAGCAGATGAAGGCAGCGCGCTATGCCAACGTGAGGTCACAGAGCACCAGGGAAGGACACGGCGAGAAGGCGCCTAGGAGGAAGTCGGATGCACTGAGAGACGGCGTTTCGAGGAAGACAGCCCAG CAAACCCGACGCgccaggaaggagagagggcgactGATACTCTACATGAAGTTAGGTGTCATCCAGGGCCTCACGTGGCTCACCGGATTCATAGCGGCCTTCGCGGATATCCCCGCGTGCTGGTATCCCTTCACGGTTCTCAACGGACTACAGGGAGCCTTCATCTTCATCGGTTTCGACATGAAGCGAAAG GTGGCGGAGGCGGTGTGGGAAGCGCTGACGGGGCGGCCATGGATCAAGAAGACCTCTTCCAAGGACACCCGCACGACCACCGTTGGCCAAAGCAGCAACAGTCACAACAGGTCGTCCAAATCGTACAG TGACTCTGACGGTGAAGCTCTGATCAAAAATACGAGCGAAGATCCATTGGTTCATGAAAATGCGACCTGGGACAGCACCGTAAGCTTGACCACGCTCTCAAAGGTCACATTAAAAGACAG CTCGGCAGCAACCAGGACCTGGAAGTCGTCATCCCTCTCCACCGACTCCCCGcagcgaggtcaaaggtcagaacGCGCGACAGGGACAGGTCGTGGCGGCGCGGAGAGGCTGGGCAACGGTGACCTCCGTGGCGGGGTCGTGCGGGGCAAATTCGACGATGAGGGTGTCAGTGTGAGTGATGTCGCAAGGTGTCAGTGA